One segment of Procambarus clarkii isolate CNS0578487 chromosome 1, FALCON_Pclarkii_2.0, whole genome shotgun sequence DNA contains the following:
- the LOC138363042 gene encoding uncharacterized transmembrane protein DDB_G0289901-like, with product MNVTDQADPVVFRQHPWALNAASGGALNAVSGGALNAASGGALNAVSGGALNAASGGALNAASGGALNAVSGGALNAASGGALNAVSGGALNAVSGGALNAASGGALNAVSGGALNAASGGALNAVSGGALNAASGGALNAASGGALNAASGGALNAVSGGALNAASGGALNAASGGALNAASGGALNAASGSPRAP from the coding sequence CCGACCCCGTAGTGTTCCGGCAGCACCCCTGGGCGCTCAACGCGGCCTCTGGCGGGGCGCTCAACGCGGTCTCTGGTGGGGCGCTCAACGCGGCCTCTGGCGGGGCGCTCAACGCGGTCTCTGGCGGGGCGCTCAACGCGGCCTCTGGCGGGGCGCTCAACGCGGCCTCTGGCGGGGCGCTCAACGCGGTCTCTGGCGGGGCGCTCAACGCGGCCTCTGGCGGGGCGCTCAACGCGGTCTCTGGCGGGGCGCTCAACGCGGTCTCTGGCGGGGCGCTCAACGCGGCCTCTGGCGGGGCGCTCAACGCGGTCTCTGGCGGGGCGCTCAACGCGGCCTCTGGCGGGGCGCTCAACGCGGTCTCTGGTGGGGCGCTCAACGCGGCTTCTGGCGGGGCGCTCAACGCGGCTTCTGGCGGGGCGCTCAACGCGGCCTCTGGCGGGGCGCTCAACGCGGTCTCTGGTGGGGCGCTCAACGCGGCTTCTGGCGGGGCGCTCAACGCGGCTTCTGGCGGGGCGCTCAACGCGGCCTCTGGCGGGGCGCTCAACGCGGCCTCTGGCAGTCCAAGAGCTCCCTAA
- the LOC123751143 gene encoding antifreeze protein Maxi-like: MKLRKWKNRYTENDKKVCEEHNKSFQEVFTIEQGEVPTLNEEANQATLEEFSPTSDEVKRNLLKLNVTMAVRLDRTSPWILKEVPPLPTSHSATAAHSATASHSATASHSATAAHSAPAAHSATAAHSATAAHSATAAHSATASHSATAAHSATASHSATAAHSATASHSATASHSATAAHSATAAHSATASHSATAAHSATAAHSATVAHSATASHSATASHSATAAHSATAAHSATVAHSATAAHSATVAHSATAAHSATAAHSATASHSATAAHSATAAHSATASHSATAAHSATAAHSALLNHWFK, translated from the exons atgaaactaagAAAATGGAAGAACAGATACACGGAGAATGATaagaaggtgtgtgaagaacacaacaagagtttccaggaggtcttcacaatagaacaaggagaggtccctacacttaatgaggaggcaaaccaagcaaccttggaggaatttagcCCCACCAGTGATGAGGTAAAAAGGAATCTGTTGAAGCTGAATGTGACAATGGCAGTTAGGCTTGACAGaacctcaccgtggatactaaaagaag TGCCACCACTGCCTACCTCCCACTCGGCCACAGCCGCCCACTCGGCCACAGCCTCCCACTCGGCCACAGCCTCCCACTCGGCCACAGCCGCCCACTCGGCCCCAGCCGCCCACTCGGCCACAGCCGCCCACTCGGCCACAGCCGCCCACTCGGCCACAGCCGCCCACTCGGCCACAGCCTCCCACTCGGCCACAGCCGCCCACTCGGCCACAGCCTCCCACTCGGCCACAGCCGCCCACTCGGCCACAGCCTCCCACTCGGCCACAGCCTCCCACTCGGCCACAGCCGCCCACTCGGCCACAGCCGCCCACTCGGCCACAGCCTCCCACTCGGCCACAGCCGCCCACTCGGCCACAGCCGCCCACTCGGCAACAGTCGCCCACTCGGCCACAGCCTCCCACTCGGCCACAGCCTCCCACTCGGCCACAGCCGCCCACTCGGCCACAGCCGCCCACTCGGCAACAGTCGCCCACTCGGCCACAGCCGCCCACTCGGCAACAGTCGCCCACTCGGCCACAGCCGCCCACTCGGCCACAGCCGCCCACTCGGCCACAGCCTCCCACTCGGCCACAGCCGCCCACTCGGCCACAGCCGCCCACTCGGCAACAGCCTCCCACTCGGCCACAGCCGCCCACTCGGCCACAGCCGCCCACTCGGCCCTTCTCAACcactggttcaaatag
- the LOC123751142 gene encoding uncharacterized protein gives MTSSTPGYTVACMTSLTPDYTVACMTSSTPCYTVACMTSSTPDYTIAYMTSSTPGYTVACMTSLTPDYTVACMTSSTPGYTVACMTSSTPDYTIAYMTSSTPGYTVACMTSSTPCYTVACMTSSTPDYTVACMTSSTPDYTIAYMTSSTPGYTVAYMTSSTPDYTVACMTSSTPGYTVACMTSSTPAYTVACMTSSTPDYTVACMTSSTPGYTVACMTSSTPGYSVACMTSSTPCYTVACMTSSTPGYTVACMTSSTPGYTVACMTSSTPDYTVACMTSSTPDYTVACMTSSTPDYTVACMTSSTPGYTVACMTSSTPDYTVACMTSSTTDYTVACMTSSTPGYTVACMTSSTPGYTVACMTSSTPGYTVVYMTSSTPGYTVACMTSSTPGYTVACMTSSTPCYTVACMTSSTPGYTVACMTSSTPGYTVACMTSSTPDYTVACMTSSTPDYTVACMTSSTPDYTVACMTSSTPDYTVACMTSSTPGYTVACMTSSTPDYTVACMTSSTPDYTVACMTSSTPCYTVACMTSSTTDYTVACMTSSTPGYTVACMTSSTAVYK, from the coding sequence ATGACTTCATCAACGCCTGGTTACACTGTTGCCTGCATGACTTCATTAACGCCAGATTACACTGTTGCCTGCATGACTTCATCAACGCCATGTTACACTGTTGCCTGCATGACTTCATCAACGCCAGATTACACTATTGCCTACATGACTTCATCAACGCCTGGTTACACTGTTGCCTGCATGACTTCATTAACGCCAGATTACACTGTTGCCTGCATGACTTCATCAACGCCTGGTTACACTGTTGCCTGCATGACTTCATCAACGCCAGATTACACTATTGCCTACATGACTTCATCAACGCCTGGTTACACTGTTGCCTGCATGACTTCATCAACGCCATGTTACACTGTTGCCTGCATGACTTCATCAACGCCAGATTACACTGTTGCCTGCATGACTTCATCAACGCCAGATTACACTATTGCCTACATGACTTCATCAACGCCTGGTTACACTGTTGCCTACATGACTTCATCAACGCCAGATTACACTGTTGCCTGCATGACTTCATCAACGCCTGGTTACACTGTTGCCTGTATGACTTCATCAACGCCTGCTTACACTGTTGCCTGCATGACTTCATCAACGCCAGATTACACTGTTGCCTGCATGACTTCATCAACGCCTGGTTACACTGTTGCCTGCATGACTTCATCAACGCCTGGTTACAGTGTTGCCTGCATGACTTCATCAACGCCATGTTACACTGTTGCCTGCATGACTTCATCAACGCCTGGTTACACTGTTGCCTGCATGACTTCATCAACGCCTGGTTACACTGTTGCCTGCATGACTTCATCAACGCCAGATTACACTGTTGCCTGCATGACTTCATCAACGCCAGATTACACTGTTGCCTGCATGACTTCATCAACGCCAGATTACACTGTTGCCTGCATGACTTCATCAACGCCTGGTTACACTGTTGCCTGCATGACGTCATCAACGCCAGATTACACTGTTGCCTGCATGACTTCATCAACAACAGATTACACTGTTGCCTGCATGACTTCATCAACGCCTGGTTACACTGTTGCCTGCATGACTTCATCAACGCCTGGTTACACTGTTGCCTGCATGACTTCATCAACGCCTGGTTACACTGTTGTCTACATGACTTCATCAACGCCTGGTTACACTGTTGCCTGCATGACTTCATCAACGCCTGGTTACACTGTTGCCTGCATGACTTCATCAACGCCATGTTACACTGTTGCCTGCATGACTTCATCAACGCCTGGTTACACTGTTGCCTGCATGACTTCATCAACGCCTGGTTACACTGTTGCCTGCATGACTTCATCAACGCCAGATTACACTGTTGCCTGCATGACTTCATCAACGCCAGATTACACTGTTGCCTGCATGACTTCATCAACGCCAGATTACACTGTTGCCTGCATGACTTCATCAACGCCAGATTACACTGTTGCCTGCATGACTTCATCAACGCCTGGTTACACTGTTGCCTGCATGACTTCATCAACGCCAGATTACACTGTTGCCTGCATGACTTCATCAACGCCAGATTACACTGTTGCCTGCATGACTTCATCAACGCCATGTTACACTGTTGCCTGCATGACTTCATCAACAACAGATTACACTGTTGCCTGCATGACTTCATCAACGCCTGGTTACACTGTTGCCTGCATGACTTCATCAACGGCAGTTTACAAATAA